A single genomic interval of Acidobacteriota bacterium harbors:
- a CDS encoding IS982 family transposase: protein MMLIDLFCAIDDFCQEFEPQWNQMLLANGVKQRQRASNLSLSEVMTIIVRFHQSGYRTFKDFYTKQVVPHHQREFPHLVSYARFVELMASAFVPLTCFLNTRKGQMTGIAFIDSTAIAVCHNRRIASNQVFAGLAKRGKTSMGWFYGFKLHLVVNDTGEILALKITPGNIDDRAPVPDLTQRLIGKLFGDRGYVSHPLFVELFERGLQLITRVKKSRKECRALMPMFDKILLRKRAVIESVNDQLKNQSQIEHSRHRSPTNFMVNL from the coding sequence ATGATGTTGATAGATCTTTTTTGCGCGATTGATGATTTTTGTCAAGAATTTGAACCGCAGTGGAATCAAATGTTGTTGGCCAACGGGGTGAAACAACGTCAGCGGGCGAGCAACTTGAGCTTGAGTGAAGTCATGACGATCATCGTGCGGTTTCACCAATCCGGGTATCGAACCTTCAAAGATTTTTATACCAAACAGGTTGTCCCCCATCACCAGCGTGAGTTCCCACACCTGGTGAGTTATGCTCGATTTGTGGAGTTGATGGCGTCGGCCTTTGTTCCGCTGACCTGTTTTCTCAATACCCGCAAAGGACAGATGACCGGAATTGCCTTTATTGATTCGACGGCGATTGCGGTGTGTCATAACCGACGGATTGCTTCCAATCAGGTCTTCGCCGGGTTGGCCAAACGTGGAAAGACCAGTATGGGTTGGTTTTACGGGTTCAAACTCCATCTGGTGGTCAATGATACGGGTGAGATCCTGGCTCTCAAAATCACCCCAGGCAATATCGATGATCGAGCTCCAGTTCCGGATTTGACCCAGAGGCTGATCGGGAAATTGTTTGGGGATCGGGGGTATGTGTCTCATCCGTTGTTTGTCGAACTCTTTGAGCGGGGGTTACAACTTATCACCCGCGTCAAAAAGTCCAGGAAAGAATGCCGGGCGTTGATGCCGATGTTTGACAAAATTCTGTTGCGCAAACGGGCTGTGATTGAATCCGTCAATGATCAACTCAAAAACCAATCTCAAATCGAGCATTCCCGTCACCGTAGCCCAACCAATTTTATGGTCAATCTCAT
- the lpxB gene encoding lipid-A-disaccharide synthase → MSNFGNAPHSKILMVAGEASGDMHAADVVNHLNHLSACASTAPPHFYGMGGGALRELGLSPLLPMEPVSVIGLVEVVRHLPQIWTTFQSLVRSLDQEHPTLAVLVDFPDFNLRLAKKIKQRGIPIVWYISPQLWAWREQRVHTFKHVVDRMLVLFPFEVEFYRKYDMEVTFVGHPLVDRVRITHPQLEVRQELGLTEGQRVVALLPGSRRSELKMYLEPMLVAAERLAQHNPQLHFVLPLARSLQPADLVPYLQRYRVPLTWRQGMSYELTHIAEAAVVASGTATLETALIGTPMIILGRVSRLTELWLRRVANLPYYGLVNFVMGEKCVTELIQQAVTPENIVTEVLRLLEDSAEQARLRACYTEIRHRLGDGGAAGRAAEAIWQMTVQG, encoded by the coding sequence ATGAGTAATTTCGGCAACGCTCCGCACTCCAAAATTCTCATGGTGGCTGGCGAAGCCTCGGGTGATATGCACGCGGCTGATGTTGTGAACCACCTGAACCACCTGTCAGCCTGTGCCTCAACGGCCCCGCCTCATTTTTATGGAATGGGCGGTGGTGCCCTTCGTGAGCTTGGCCTTTCACCCTTATTGCCGATGGAACCAGTGAGCGTGATTGGCCTGGTTGAGGTGGTTCGCCATTTGCCTCAAATTTGGACCACGTTTCAAAGTCTGGTTCGGTCACTGGACCAGGAACATCCGACCCTGGCCGTGCTGGTTGATTTTCCGGATTTCAATCTGCGGCTGGCGAAAAAAATCAAGCAACGGGGAATTCCCATTGTCTGGTATATCAGCCCCCAGCTCTGGGCCTGGCGCGAACAGCGGGTGCATACCTTTAAGCACGTCGTTGACCGGATGCTTGTGCTTTTTCCATTTGAAGTTGAGTTTTATCGAAAATATGACATGGAGGTCACGTTTGTCGGTCATCCGTTGGTGGATCGAGTCCGGATAACCCATCCACAACTTGAAGTGCGCCAGGAGCTTGGCCTTACTGAAGGCCAGCGAGTTGTGGCGCTCTTGCCCGGAAGCCGACGGTCGGAACTGAAAATGTATTTAGAACCGATGCTGGTGGCGGCTGAACGGCTGGCACAACACAACCCACAACTCCATTTTGTATTGCCACTGGCCCGTTCGCTTCAACCAGCGGACCTGGTTCCCTACTTGCAACGGTATCGAGTTCCTCTCACCTGGCGGCAGGGAATGTCCTATGAGTTGACCCACATTGCCGAGGCGGCTGTGGTTGCCTCCGGAACCGCCACCCTGGAAACAGCACTGATTGGGACACCTATGATCATTTTGGGGCGGGTTTCACGCTTGACCGAACTCTGGCTTCGGCGGGTGGCCAATTTGCCATACTATGGATTGGTCAACTTTGTGATGGGTGAAAAATGCGTTACCGAATTGATTCAGCAAGCCGTGACACCGGAAAATATTGTTACGGAGGTTCTTCGCTTGCTTGAAGATAGCGCCGAGCAAGCCCGGTTGCGGGCCTGCTATACTGAAATTCGGCACCGGTTGGGAGATGGTGGTGCGGCTGGACGGGCGGCTGAAGCGATCTGGCAAATGACGGTTCAGGGCTGA
- a CDS encoding adenylyltransferase/cytidyltransferase family protein, with amino-acid sequence MECEGVPSTYFWRFPVSETSQPIKKLISVDELIPQAVALRAQGHQIILANGCFDLIHVGHIRYLQGAKALGGILVVGVNGDSAVRQLKGAGRPVMPDIERAEILAALACVDFVTIFDTLTVHPLLEALRPDIHAKGTDYTTETVPEREFVRGYGGQVAIVGDPKDHSTTGLLQKTAAHE; translated from the coding sequence ATGGAATGTGAGGGCGTGCCGTCCACATATTTTTGGAGATTCCCAGTGTCAGAGACTTCTCAACCCATCAAAAAACTCATTTCCGTGGATGAACTGATTCCCCAGGCTGTGGCCCTGCGGGCTCAAGGGCATCAAATTATCCTGGCCAATGGATGCTTTGATTTGATTCACGTCGGCCACATTCGATATTTGCAAGGCGCCAAAGCCCTGGGCGGAATCCTGGTGGTCGGCGTGAACGGTGACAGCGCCGTGCGTCAACTCAAAGGCGCCGGGCGTCCAGTGATGCCGGATATCGAGCGGGCTGAAATCCTGGCTGCCCTGGCCTGTGTGGATTTCGTGACGATTTTTGATACGCTCACGGTCCACCCGCTCCTGGAAGCCTTACGGCCTGATATCCACGCCAAAGGGACCGATTACACGACTGAAACCGTGCCGGAACGCGAATTTGTCCGCGGGTATGGCGGGCAAGTGGCGATAGTTGGCGATCCCAAGGACCATTCAACCACTGGATTGCTCCAGAAAACAGCCGCTCATGAGTAA
- a CDS encoding cold shock domain-containing protein has product MRTRGKVKWFNNSKGYGFIEQPSGSDVFVHYSAIQEDGYKSLVEGQMVEFEITEGPKGPQAENVIKL; this is encoded by the coding sequence ATGCGTACCAGAGGAAAAGTGAAATGGTTCAATAACAGCAAGGGCTATGGATTCATCGAACAGCCAAGTGGAAGCGACGTGTTCGTCCACTATTCGGCCATTCAAGAAGATGGCTATAAGTCGCTTGTTGAAGGCCAGATGGTTGAGTTTGAAATCACAGAAGGACCAAAAGGGCCACAGGCTGAAAACGTGATCAAACTCTAA
- a CDS encoding acyl--CoA ligase: protein MTSITEKIRLAQQFRHNPPLEVNFETVRKMLDHRVAHSPDAVYLISYDTAGNRIELTYGDFGKRVRTGAALLTSLGVRRGDRVATYAANHAETVVAYFSALYLGACLVPVNMTEDADRRKFIVENSQARVILALHQFTELALSLALEVPAIEHVVQLTGDLFDGVVNWQAAPPVDGDFEAPGAQDESLIVYTSGTTGAPKGVVLLQSNLLADVHTLAVWNQLEAKDRTMCVLPIHHVNGFVVTLLTPMYFGGSTVLNARFHTDHFWERIAKEQVRVVSVVPTLLAFLLERPEFFKPEKVRSLAHIICGAGPLTVELGKAFEDTFGVRILHGYGLSETTCYSSMLPVELTSEQHQHWMRDFGFPSIGVALPGCEMAIHDPNGNLVPHGTRGEIVICGPTVMEGYFNRPDANEAAFTHGWFRSGDEGFSAIDEQGRVFFFITGRIKELIIRGGINLSPFEIDEVLNQIPGVKCGLAVGFENFWYGEEVGAYVVLQEGVTLDEATVLAAARQHLPFHKSPKVVVWGTEIPVTSTGKYQRNRLKPLFEQFKHEQFKEK from the coding sequence ATGACTTCAATTACCGAAAAAATTCGACTGGCCCAGCAATTTCGTCACAATCCGCCGCTTGAAGTGAATTTTGAAACCGTTCGAAAGATGCTTGACCATCGTGTGGCGCATTCTCCAGATGCTGTATATCTCATCAGCTACGACACGGCTGGAAATCGGATTGAACTCACTTATGGTGATTTTGGGAAGCGGGTCCGAACTGGTGCCGCGCTGTTGACCAGTCTGGGGGTTCGGCGTGGTGACCGGGTGGCAACCTATGCCGCCAACCATGCCGAGACGGTGGTGGCGTACTTTTCAGCTCTCTATCTGGGCGCTTGCCTGGTGCCGGTCAATATGACCGAAGATGCTGACCGACGAAAATTCATTGTTGAAAACTCCCAGGCCCGGGTCATTTTGGCGTTGCATCAATTTACCGAACTCGCCTTGAGTCTGGCCCTGGAAGTTCCGGCGATTGAGCACGTGGTTCAACTGACCGGCGACTTGTTTGACGGGGTGGTGAACTGGCAGGCTGCACCGCCAGTGGATGGCGATTTTGAAGCCCCAGGTGCCCAGGATGAGTCGTTGATTGTCTACACCAGCGGAACCACCGGTGCCCCGAAAGGCGTGGTGCTCCTGCAATCCAACCTGCTGGCTGATGTCCACACACTGGCGGTCTGGAATCAACTCGAAGCCAAAGACCGGACCATGTGTGTGTTGCCGATTCACCATGTCAATGGATTTGTGGTCACGTTGTTGACGCCGATGTATTTTGGAGGCTCAACGGTTCTCAACGCCAGATTTCATACTGACCATTTTTGGGAGCGCATTGCCAAAGAGCAGGTGCGAGTCGTGAGTGTCGTGCCCACCTTGCTGGCGTTTTTATTGGAACGGCCAGAATTCTTTAAGCCTGAAAAAGTGCGTTCACTGGCACACATTATTTGCGGTGCTGGACCGCTCACGGTTGAACTCGGTAAGGCATTTGAAGATACATTTGGAGTCCGCATTCTGCACGGGTATGGGCTCAGCGAAACCACCTGTTATTCGTCAATGCTCCCCGTCGAACTGACTTCTGAACAACATCAGCACTGGATGCGTGATTTCGGGTTTCCTTCAATCGGAGTGGCACTGCCAGGGTGTGAAATGGCAATTCATGATCCAAATGGCAATCTGGTCCCCCACGGCACCCGAGGTGAAATCGTCATTTGTGGTCCGACCGTGATGGAAGGGTATTTCAACCGCCCGGATGCCAACGAAGCTGCTTTTACCCATGGCTGGTTCCGCAGTGGGGATGAGGGATTTTCAGCCATTGATGAGCAGGGGCGGGTCTTTTTCTTCATCACTGGACGCATCAAAGAATTGATCATCCGGGGAGGAATCAATTTATCTCCCTTTGAAATTGATGAGGTGTTAAATCAAATCCCCGGCGTGAAATGTGGGCTGGCTGTGGGGTTTGAAAATTTCTGGTATGGTGAAGAGGTGGGTGCCTATGTGGTGCTTCAAGAGGGTGTGACGCTGGACGAAGCAACCGTGCTGGCCGCAGCGCGCCAGCACTTGCCGTTTCACAAATCACCGAAAGTCGTTGTCTGGGGAACTGAAATCCCGGTGACCTCAACCGGCAAATACCAGCGCAACCGGTTAAAGCCGCTGTTTGAACAATTCAAACATGAACAGTTCAAAGAAAAGTAA
- a CDS encoding tetratricopeptide repeat protein, translating to MKKSLVDPEIERHLTTFKKLVSVSEAELDLAQAAVQIAGIADPDLDPAPSLLKLEQLAETLRPRLSSLPSTLDQAVEVARYLFVECGFTGNTNDYYDVRNSFLNEVLERRLGIPISLSVIFIAVAHRLGLHAEGVGMPGHFLVRHTSADGQVLLDPFHDGKVIHFEDCQRLLAQVYGSSAQMKPEYLRAVTKHQLLGRMLSNLKNIYLNDENWPLMFQVIEMILLVQPEWWTEYRDRGVIHLRLENWSQAVDDLTFYCAKCPEDENFKVLQEYIGQARRALAQWN from the coding sequence ATGAAAAAGTCGTTGGTTGACCCAGAAATTGAACGGCACCTCACCACATTTAAAAAACTGGTGAGCGTTTCAGAGGCCGAACTGGATCTGGCTCAAGCGGCAGTGCAGATTGCAGGCATTGCCGATCCTGATCTGGATCCAGCACCTTCCTTACTCAAACTGGAGCAACTGGCCGAAACCCTCCGGCCACGGTTGTCCAGCCTGCCTTCAACACTTGACCAGGCTGTTGAAGTTGCTCGCTATCTGTTTGTGGAATGTGGCTTTACCGGAAACACCAATGATTATTACGATGTCCGGAATAGCTTTTTGAATGAAGTCTTGGAGCGGCGGCTTGGAATACCGATTTCGCTGTCGGTGATATTTATCGCCGTGGCCCATCGCCTGGGCCTGCATGCGGAGGGGGTGGGGATGCCGGGACATTTTCTGGTTCGCCATACCTCGGCGGATGGACAGGTGCTGCTTGATCCATTTCATGACGGAAAAGTCATTCACTTTGAGGATTGTCAGCGACTACTGGCGCAGGTCTATGGCTCATCGGCTCAGATGAAGCCAGAGTATTTGCGGGCTGTCACCAAACACCAGCTCCTTGGGCGAATGCTTTCCAATCTGAAAAACATCTATCTCAATGATGAAAACTGGCCACTGATGTTTCAGGTGATCGAGATGATTCTGCTCGTGCAGCCTGAATGGTGGACCGAATACCGGGATCGAGGTGTCATCCATTTGCGCCTCGAAAACTGGTCGCAAGCTGTTGACGATTTGACGTTCTATTGCGCCAAATGCCCGGAAGATGAGAATTTCAAAGTCCTTCAGGAATATATTGGGCAGGCTCGCCGCGCTCTGGCCCAGTGGAATTGA
- a CDS encoding bifunctional 4-hydroxy-2-oxoglutarate aldolase/2-dehydro-3-deoxy-phosphogluconate aldolase has translation MNPLFEQQLAFFRQHRVVGILQATSADLALKAAEAAIMGGIKIIEVPYQAPGAIRVIADLRRKFGERVLIGGGTITNVEMADRVIKANAQFITAPHTNASLIEFCCSHNVFAIPGAATPTEIISAVSFGVPLVNIFPVGLLGGAAYVKQLHELLPDVNFMAGGGITVETLNDYFAVGATVVGIRESLFQPGHIANGNYAGIAECARDIVRTLQGGGY, from the coding sequence ATGAACCCATTATTTGAGCAGCAACTGGCATTCTTTCGACAACACCGGGTGGTCGGAATCTTGCAAGCCACCTCGGCTGATCTGGCGCTCAAAGCGGCTGAAGCTGCGATTATGGGAGGCATTAAAATTATTGAAGTCCCATATCAGGCCCCTGGCGCCATTCGGGTGATTGCTGATCTGCGACGCAAATTTGGCGAGCGGGTTTTGATTGGCGGCGGTACCATCACCAACGTGGAGATGGCGGATCGAGTCATCAAGGCCAATGCCCAATTTATTACCGCGCCTCATACGAACGCCTCATTGATCGAATTTTGCTGCTCCCATAATGTGTTTGCGATTCCAGGAGCGGCCACACCGACTGAAATCATTTCGGCAGTCTCGTTTGGCGTCCCACTGGTCAATATTTTCCCAGTCGGTTTGCTGGGCGGCGCCGCCTATGTCAAGCAGTTGCACGAACTGCTCCCCGACGTCAATTTTATGGCCGGTGGCGGAATCACGGTTGAAACACTCAATGATTACTTTGCTGTCGGCGCCACCGTGGTTGGGATTCGGGAAAGTCTGTTTCAGCCCGGTCACATTGCAAATGGAAATTACGCCGGGATTGCCGAATGTGCCCGCGATATCGTCCGCACCTTACAAGGTGGTGGGTACTGA
- a CDS encoding cyclase family protein, which translates to MPVYPGDPPVVFEARQRIANGDPANVSYCGMGTHTGTHIDAPFHFVDSGRKVGEIPLNLLIGRTRIVEITAPRIDEEVLSEVDLDDHVRVIFKTRNSYLWSRNTFVQEYVHVTPGAARKLVENGIKLVGIDYLSIEKFGSTSFPTHLELLSNGVVIIEGLNLSEVDAGEYELICLPMKIQDSDGAPARVILRG; encoded by the coding sequence ATGCCAGTTTACCCAGGCGATCCTCCAGTCGTTTTTGAGGCCCGTCAACGAATCGCAAACGGTGATCCAGCCAACGTTTCATATTGTGGAATGGGCACCCATACCGGCACTCATATTGATGCACCGTTTCATTTTGTGGATTCAGGACGGAAAGTCGGTGAAATCCCACTCAATTTATTGATTGGTCGCACCCGGATTGTTGAAATCACGGCGCCTCGGATTGATGAGGAAGTCCTCTCGGAAGTCGATCTGGATGATCACGTGCGGGTGATTTTTAAAACCCGAAATTCCTACCTCTGGAGCCGCAATACTTTTGTCCAGGAATATGTTCACGTTACCCCTGGTGCCGCCCGGAAGCTGGTTGAGAATGGAATCAAACTGGTTGGAATTGATTATCTTTCGATTGAAAAATTTGGCTCCACCTCGTTTCCAACCCATCTGGAATTGCTCTCAAACGGCGTGGTAATTATTGAAGGGCTCAATTTAAGCGAAGTTGACGCCGGTGAATATGAGCTGATTTGTCTCCCAATGAAAATTCAGGATAGCGATGGCGCCCCAGCGCGCGTTATTTTGCGTGGGTAG
- a CDS encoding universal stress protein — MYPYRNILFCTDFSPLSRSMLKYAAAFARAHNARLYIHNVQEGTLPPQALRLSERALSEHGYEWLIAVRHELEEIGQHEVVKGLDVHLLLTEGNPADEIARVAIEHQIDLVTIATQNRSTLGRAMVGSTCVAILEKIKCPVLVSRQPAHDFVFYRGSETTIALNRILFATDFSDDDAAAKAVAINLAREHHSRLIFTHALGVFLNYVRAVTTIGTEDIESHVRKEATGKLAALQAEAEGIESKTVLGEGRTYSEVLRIAKESDVDLIVVGTGNRQTGNVLGRNTERIMRDANCPVLIVPS, encoded by the coding sequence ATGTATCCATACCGAAATATCTTATTCTGCACTGATTTTTCCCCACTTTCCCGCAGCATGCTGAAATATGCGGCTGCCTTTGCCCGGGCCCACAACGCCCGGTTGTACATCCACAACGTCCAGGAAGGGACACTCCCTCCCCAGGCGCTCCGGCTTTCAGAACGTGCCCTGTCTGAACATGGATATGAATGGCTGATTGCCGTTCGTCATGAACTTGAAGAAATTGGCCAACACGAAGTGGTGAAAGGTCTGGATGTCCACCTCCTGTTGACCGAAGGCAACCCGGCAGACGAAATCGCCCGGGTCGCGATAGAACATCAAATTGATCTGGTCACCATTGCCACCCAAAATCGCAGCACGCTGGGACGCGCCATGGTCGGCTCGACCTGTGTCGCGATTCTGGAAAAGATCAAATGTCCCGTGCTTGTGTCACGACAACCCGCTCACGACTTTGTCTTTTATCGCGGCTCAGAAACAACGATTGCCCTCAACCGGATTCTCTTTGCCACCGATTTCTCAGACGATGATGCCGCCGCCAAAGCCGTGGCCATCAATCTGGCTCGCGAACACCATAGCCGCCTGATCTTTACTCATGCCCTGGGTGTGTTTCTCAACTATGTCCGGGCGGTTACCACGATTGGTACCGAAGACATTGAGTCCCATGTCCGCAAAGAAGCCACTGGGAAACTGGCTGCACTCCAGGCCGAAGCCGAAGGCATTGAATCCAAAACGGTTCTGGGTGAAGGCCGAACTTACTCTGAAGTGTTGCGGATTGCCAAGGAGTCAGACGTTGATCTGATTGTGGTCGGCACTGGAAATCGTCAAACCGGCAACGTGCTCGGGCGCAATACCGAACGCATCATGCGTGATGCCAATTGCCCCGTGCTGATCGTGCCAAGCTAA
- a CDS encoding oligosaccharide flippase family protein, producing the protein MSSSIKSPTGSASDTATSAGRGAIYITLAKFYFIFTGYAIIFTLPRLLTKEQYGEYAVVTSFVSIINAVIITGTQQAVSKFVSENPAAAERLRSRALGVQGILGTLTVLVYVLLTPYLATQFWNDASLITPLRVSALITLCYAFYAVYMGYLNGKKEFFWQATLDTSYSTFKMLAIIACALIFRSVTGAVGGFALGAFLVLILAIGLAGRGRSTIAPHVELGTYLTFQLPLLAFVLCNNLLQKVDIAFLKAFSSADPTIASANAGDYGALINIANITYQAVISVTFVVFPLISKASFEKETGEVQTYIRQTMRVALLVMALLATVFSSNAADSLGLLYPKIYLSGAGALQIVAFGMLSFGLISVLTTIITGSGHPWISLLIGAFTLVANVVLNYKLIPVYGLRGAAIGTTISMTVGALLACGYVLFSFKALISPLTLGRIVLASAVIYGLHLIPLTGILVVVKMTIQGLVYLMILIITRELGAQELRLIQKIFHLTR; encoded by the coding sequence TTGTCTTCATCCATCAAATCGCCAACTGGTTCCGCTTCTGATACAGCCACTTCGGCTGGACGCGGTGCTATCTATATCACGCTGGCCAAGTTCTATTTCATCTTTACCGGATATGCGATCATTTTCACCCTGCCTCGGCTTCTGACCAAGGAGCAGTATGGCGAATATGCCGTTGTCACGTCGTTTGTCTCAATCATCAATGCCGTCATCATCACCGGCACCCAGCAAGCGGTTTCAAAGTTTGTTTCAGAAAACCCGGCGGCGGCGGAAAGACTCAGGTCACGGGCATTAGGGGTTCAGGGAATCCTCGGAACCCTTACCGTCCTGGTGTATGTGCTGCTGACGCCGTATCTGGCGACTCAGTTCTGGAATGATGCCTCGCTCATCACGCCGCTGCGAGTTTCAGCACTGATCACCCTGTGTTATGCCTTTTATGCAGTTTACATGGGGTATCTCAATGGAAAGAAAGAGTTTTTCTGGCAAGCAACGCTTGATACCTCCTACTCGACCTTCAAAATGCTGGCCATTATTGCCTGTGCGCTGATCTTTCGGAGTGTGACTGGTGCCGTGGGGGGCTTTGCACTGGGGGCCTTTCTCGTTTTGATTTTAGCCATTGGACTGGCTGGCCGTGGGCGATCAACCATTGCACCACATGTCGAACTTGGGACCTACCTGACATTTCAGTTGCCGTTGCTGGCATTCGTTTTGTGCAACAACCTGTTGCAAAAAGTAGATATTGCCTTCCTGAAAGCCTTTTCCTCAGCCGATCCCACCATTGCCAGCGCCAATGCCGGCGATTATGGCGCGCTAATCAACATTGCCAACATCACCTATCAGGCAGTGATTTCAGTCACGTTTGTGGTCTTTCCGCTTATTTCCAAAGCTTCATTTGAAAAAGAAACCGGAGAAGTCCAAACCTACATCCGCCAGACCATGCGGGTGGCATTGCTGGTCATGGCACTGCTGGCAACCGTTTTTTCGTCCAATGCGGCGGATTCGCTTGGGTTGTTATATCCGAAGATTTATCTCAGTGGGGCTGGGGCACTGCAAATCGTGGCGTTTGGAATGTTGAGTTTCGGCTTGATTTCAGTTCTGACCACGATCATCACAGGGAGTGGACATCCCTGGATTTCACTCCTGATTGGCGCCTTTACGCTCGTGGCCAATGTGGTGCTGAACTACAAATTGATTCCGGTGTATGGGTTGCGAGGGGCAGCCATCGGAACCACCATTTCCATGACGGTTGGTGCCCTTCTGGCTTGCGGGTACGTTCTCTTCTCCTTCAAAGCCCTTATCTCCCCTCTGACCCTGGGACGGATTGTGCTGGCATCAGCCGTGATTTATGGACTCCATCTGATTCCACTGACTGGGATTCTGGTGGTCGTGAAAATGACGATTCAAGGGCTGGTCTACCTGATGATTCTGATTATTACCCGAGAGCTTGGCGCCCAGGAGCTTCGGTTGATTCAAAAAATCTTCCACCTGACCAGATGA